A window from Pagrus major chromosome 4, Pma_NU_1.0 encodes these proteins:
- the LOC140994748 gene encoding retinoblastoma-like protein 2, with amino-acid sequence MANEQQGNLGKPDPLMAMFRDCSRDPTEAIEARLIHMLHTFLQHHRETAANETQELAAKCCCEAKIWYYKILEKHASEERKRLGISDISVIFENDLIQCCLVACCLEITISLNRLPCDFPLLLQVLKLAPYHFWRVIELVLRAEEGLPRDVVRHLAQVEEKVLESLAWTGDSPLWEELRANEGNLPTCQQVIPSAQLEDQKRTDVQPDANLPRAGPSADQQRSPSADTRPRISNSLHLFARKVYSLMARRLRELCSTLHISDELRLKIWTCFEFSLVRCTDLMVDRHLDQLLMCAIYIIAKITNGEILFKHIMECYNSQPLASRSVCKNVLISNRRDAESSPSGNKKNGEHSNGLLTPNTPSSHYPRSCQEERGNLIYFYNQVYTTKMEGFAKQFAPSSGGDTPPLSPYPPQWRASPRRRRLSGSHSIYISPYNTETPPPSTSGLCYYFNSSPSERLREINDMIRTGRPASRGRYVLPLDREEEEGEDGPLPKRLRSGDH; translated from the exons AGACTGCTCCAGAGACCCGACCGAGGCGATTGAAGCCAGACTGATACATATGCTGCACACATTTCTACAACACCACAGGGAAACTGCAGCAAATGAGACCCAAG AGTTGGCAGCAAAGTGCTGCTGTGAGGCGAAGATCTGGTATTACAAAATCCTGGAGAAGCATGCcagtgaggagaggaagaggctgGGCATCAGCGACATCTCA GTCATCTTTGAGAATGATCTCATCCAGTGCTGTCTGGTGGCCTGCTGTCTGGAGATTACCATATCCTTAAATCGTCTGCCATGTGACTTCCCTCTGCTCCTTCAGGTCCTCAAACTGGCACCGTACCACTTCTGGAGg GTGATTGAGCTGGTGTTGCGGGCCGAAGAGGGCCTTCCTCGCGATGTGGTCAGACACCTCGCCCAAGTGGAGGAGAAAGTCCTGGAGAGCTTGGCCTGGACCGGCGACTCACCGCTGTGGGAAGAACTCCGAGCCAATGAGGGCAATCTGCCCACCTGCCAACAG GTGATCCCTTCTGCACAACTTGAAGATCAAAAGAGGACAGACGTGCAGCCTGACGCAAACCTGCCAAGAG CGGGTCCCAGCGCCGACCAGCAGCGCTCCCCGTCAGCTGACACCAGGCCTCGGATTAGCAACTCCCTTCATCTGTTCGCTCGCAAG GTGTACAGCTTGATGGCCCGGCGCCTGAGGGAGCTGTGTTCCACACTGCACATCTCCGATGAGCTGAGGTTAAAGATCTGGACCTGTTTTGAGTTCTCTCTGGTCCGCTGCACTGACCTCATGGTGGACCGTCACCTGGACCAGCTGCTCATGTGTGCCATCTACATCATAGCCAAG ATTACCAATGGGGAGATACTCTTCAAACACATAATGGAGTGCTACAACTCTCAGCCGCTTGCCAGCAGAAGt GTCTGTAAAAATGTGCTGATTTCTAACAGAAGAGACGCAGAAAGTTCTCCCTCTGGAAACAAAA AGAACGGAGAGCACAGCAACGGTCTCCTGACCCCCAACACACCCTCATCACATTACCCCAGATCCTGTCAGGAGGAGCGGGGCAATCTGATTTACTTCTACAACCAGGTCTACACCACAAAGATGGAGGGCTTCGCCAAGCAGTTTGCCCCAAGCTCTGGA GGAGacactcctcctctgtctccataCCCCCCTCAGTGGAGGGCATCACCTCGCAGACGGAGGCTGTCCGGCAGCCACTCCATCTACATTTCACCGTACAACACAGAAACCCCTCCGCCCAGCACATCCGGACTCTGCTACTACTTCAACTCGAGCCCCTCAGAG CGTCTGCGTGAGATCAATGACATGATCAGGACGGGCAGGccggccagcagggggcgctatgTGTTACCACTGGatagagaagaggaggagggagaagatggTCCTCTGCCTAAGAGGCTTCGTTCAGGTGATCATTGA